Within Gilvibacter sp. SZ-19, the genomic segment GAGCGACCAATCGTATTCTAAAAATTGCAGCTCGGTTTCTGGAGCGATCTTTACCTCACTGTAGTTATTTATGAATTCTTTGACGCTACCCACTCCATAGACTAAATAGTCTTTGGCGTACCAGTTGAACAGCTGGGATACTTTGGCCTCGTTACTGCTAATCTGATTGCGTTCAGAATTGATGAACTCCGCAGTAACACGTTCTAACTGTTCATCTATACGAGCAGCGGTAAAAGCTTCATTGAGCAATTTTGGGCAGGAGAAAGAAGCGCAGTTTATAGCAAAGTGTATGCGCGGCTCATTCATCTTTCTAAGCAAACTGTTTTCAATACCTCCCAAGCTGAGCTTTTTATCACCTACGGGCACAAAGGCTTTTGTCCAAGGTCCGTCCAGATCTTTTATGCTCTTTGTAGGATAATTATCGACTATGAGTTTAATGGTATAGGCATTATACAGATTGATGTAATAGGCCAGTTGTTCCTGTACAGACCAAGTGTCATCTGGAACAAAGGTGGATAGGTAATTGCAATAGGTATTGAGCAAATGGCTGTCTTTCTTAAAGCCTTCGTAATCGACAAATCCGGCTTCGTCCACGTGTTTTTTAAGCAATTCTGTCCAATTGCCGTGGTAGAGGTTTTGGGAGGATTGCACTGGGGCTGCTGTCAAGTTTGCCGGCGCTTTTTTGGCCGATAGTCCTTGTTTGCTCAGCCCCGCAGCGCTTAATAGTCCACAGGATTGAAAGCTCATGACCAAAAGGCCAAGCGTGGTAATTTTTAAAAGTAGGCGGGCAAATCTCATGGGGTTCTATTTAGCAGCATCCGCCGCCGTCGTAATGCCAAGTAGACTCGCTAATAAAAATATCGTCTCTACCTAAGGCTGCTAAATTTCCAGCAGTCTTATCACAAACGGCTATGGGTTGATTTTTAAGTAGGATATGTCCTTGTTTGTCGTCTAGATAATCTTCTTCTCCAAAATAGATGGCAGCTTTCCCGGTAAAGACACAAGGGCCATCCGCAGGCATTGGGTCCTTAATGGCTGCAACTTCTATACTCTCTATGTAGATGAGTTCGTCTGTTGGATAGTTCTTCGGATCCAAAATGCGATACGGTTTGCGCGCTCTTATTTCAATAGTTCCAAAACCTGCATCCGTGAGGGCTTTGACATAGTCGGCAATGGGCAAACTTCCGCTCAAGCAGAGCGCTCTTAGGCGCTCGTCATTGCGCAGGGTATCGTTCATGGGTTGCTCACAAGTAGGGTCACTCATCACCAAGCGGCCGTGTGGTTTTAGCACCCGATACATTTCTGCAATAGCCTTTTTAAGGTCTTCTTCTTTAAAGATGTTGAATAGGCAATTCTGAGCGGCCACATCTACACTGTTATCTTCTAGTGGTAAATTCATAGCATCGCCTTTGCGCAATTCTACGAACTCACTTTTGAACCACGGATTCTGCGCTTCTGCTTCGACAAAATTCTTTTTAGAGGCTTCTAGCATTTCGTCTACCACATCGACACCAACTACGCCTCCTTTCTGACGCGAAAAATAACTGAACTGCAAAAGTTCCATTCCGCCTCCAACACCTACATAAAGGATCTTCGGATTGTTAACCAGATCACGGGCATGAACGGTGCTTCCACAACCGTAGTTCATTTCTTGCATGATCTTGGGGATCTTAAGTCCCGGCAACTCCCAAATGGGATTGGTAGTACAGCATAGCCCAACATCAGGGGTTAAGGCTGCTTCTTTATATACATCGTGGGTGGTGTCTAAATAACTCATATCCGTTTTGATTAGAACCGAGCTCGGTTCATTTTATGTCGATTATATTATTATATCCTTACTAAAGGATCGTTTTCTTTTAGAGTGTTTCAATTAGGCCTTTAAATAAGGCTATCATGTCTGGTTCGGCTTTCTCTGCCATGGCAATGATATCTGGAATATCTACTGGCTGTAAATTGTCCGGATCGCATTCATCGGTTAGTACAGAAACAGCAATGACCGGCAATCGCAAGTGATTAGCGACGATCACCTCTGGCACAGTACTCATTCCAACAGCGTCGGCACCAATAATCTTTAAATAACGATACTCGGCGCGGGTTTCCAATTGAGGGCCAACCACACTGGCATAAACGCCTTTGTGCAGTTGAATTCCACTTTGCTTGGCTAGCGATTCCAGGGTATTGTTCATGCCCTTGTCATAAGGGGCAGCCATATCTACAAAACGATCGCCCAATTGATCAACTCCGTTAAAGGCCAGGGGAGATCCGCCCTGCAAATTGATATGGTCGTCAATAAGCATTAATTCTCCCTTTTTAAAGTTGAGGTTAATGGCTCCTGCGGCATTGGAAACCAATAGTCTTTTGATTCCTAGAGCATGCATGATCCGAACGCCATAGGTTACATCTTGCAAGGTGTAGCCCTCATAAACGTGAAAGCGTCCTTGCATAACAATGACCTTTTTGCCGGCTAGTTTTCCGTAAAGCAGCTTCCCTTTGTGAAAGGCAACAGTAGCTGTAGGGAAATTGGGAATAAGATTGTAAGACACCTCGGCCTCTATAGCTATATGCTCCGGAAGTCGTTCCAAGCCTGTACCTAAAATGATCCCGATCTCTGGGTTTTCGAAACCTTTGGTCTTTAAAAATTTTGTGGTCTCTTCTATCAAATTGATCATAGCAAATGTTTTGGTATAAAGGGTTTGAATTCTGGCTTGTCTTTTATGTCCTCAAAATAATCAATATCGTTGCGAACAGGCAATTTTCCCAGTTTTTTCTCCCCCAGATCGCTTAAGGTGTCTCTATAAACGGTGTCTGTGCCCCATTTTTTGTTTTTAAAGAGCTGCGGAAGCATTTTGGTCAGGCCCAAAAAATAGTAGCCTCCGTCTTGGGCAGGGCCTAAGACCACCTCGTGATCTTGTAGCATTTCCAAGCCTCTTATCAGATCTTCAGATCGCAGATCGAACAGATCACTGCCTATCACCGCAACGCGAGAATAACCTTTGCTAAAGAGCAGTTCAAAAGCTGCTTGCATCTTCTGACCCAGATCTCCTGAGACCTGCACTTCTTTTTTAAATATTGTGTCGTTCCAGCGATCGTCTCTATGGAGCTGCTCCGAATAGAACACATACCGATCAAACGCCAGTTCTTCTGTAATAGCAACCGTGTGGTCTAGCAAGAATTTATAGACCTCTAAGGCATTGGCATCGCCAATGGTAGCGGCTAAACGGGTCTTACACTTTCCGAGTTCCGGATTACGCGTGAATATGATTAAAGCTGCATCAGTCATGAACAGGAATTCCACGAGTTAACCATCGGCCCCAATCCGGACCGTAAACATGAACTTTCCCTGTGGGCTGACCGTTTCTGTCGTAAACTATGAAGTCTGCGTTCTTCCACGATAAGATGCCTCCTTTCAGATTATAGACATTTTGGAATCCTTTTTTAAGCAGTATTTCGCCTATATCTTCGGACCGAACCCCAACGGTACAATACACGATGATCTTGTCTGCCTGCTCCAAGGTTTGCCGCGGAAGCTCGTCCGCATCAAAATCGTCATAACCCACAAATACAGCTTGAGGTAAATGGCTAGTCTCGAATTCTTCTATCTCTCGAGCGTCTAGAAAAATTACCTTTTCGTCTGTGCTCCACGCTGCAGCGGCCTCTTGAGCCGTAATATAAGGCACAGAGCTTTTGTTGTATTTATCCAAAAGGGCATCCCAGTCTTGTTGCGCAAAAACTACAGGACCAATAGCGAGCAAGAATAAGATCAGTATATTTTTCATTAGGCAACAGTTCCCTGACAACTACTCCCGGCGCCTGCAGTACATCCGTAGCAATGCTGAGAGATCACAATGTTTCTATTCTGAAGCAGATCTTCGTTGTACTCAGAGATATGCTTCACTTTCGAATTGACCGGCAGGCCTAACATCTGATTAAAATCACAATCGTAAAGATAACCGTCCCAACTTACCGAAAGCGTGTTGGTGCACATCACATTGGCCACCGCTGCAGGATTAAAGGCATCGACCAATTGGTACATATAATCTTCGTAATTCTCAGAGGCGATCAGATAGTCCAAAAAGCGAGAGATAGGCAGATTAGTTATGGCAAAGAGGTTGTGAAATTGTATGCCAAAGTCTTCTAGCAAGGCCTTTTTAAAATCCTTTTCCATACTTGCCTGATCTCCCGGCAAAAAAGCACCAGAAGGGTTATAGACCAAGTCCAGGCGCAAAGAACTATCGGGCATTCCGTAGCCTCTGTCATTGAGTTCTTGCAGGGCTTTTATGGATTTGTCAAAAACTCCATCTCCACGCTGCTTATCGGTTTTTCCACGGGTCCAGTGAGGCATGGAAGAAACTACGTGTATGTTGTGTTTTTTAAAGAAATCCGGTAGGTCGTAATACTTTTTATTGGCGCGGATAATGGTCAAGTTAGAACGCACTATAAAATCCTTGATCCCTGCTTTAGCAGCTTCTTCTACAAACCATCTGAAGTCTGGATTCATCTCCGGAGCTCCGCCGGTCAGATCTAAGGTGTGAGCTCCGGTATTTCGAATCACCTCTAAACACTGTTGCATGGTCTCACGCGTCATGATCTCCTTTCGGTCTGGTCCGGCATCTACGTGACAGTGCTCGCAGACCTGATTGCACATATAACCTACATTGATCTGAAGAATCTCCAATTTATTGGGGCGCAATGGGAATTGCCCCACTGTCTTTATTTTTTCGGCAAAGGTGGGCAGTTCTCCATCGGCAAAGATTCCGTTGGACAAAAGTTCCAATTGCCTTTGGGCATTGGCCAATTCACTTTCGCGTTTCTTTAAGGATTTTGTTGCCATAAAGGGTAAGCTACATGCTTAGTTTATTGTATTTGTTCATCATTTGAACACCGTGGACCAAAGTGGCTCCGCTCTCAATGGCAGCTCCAGCATGCACAGCTTCCATCATTTCTTCTTTGGTAATGCCTCTTTGCAATCCGTCTTTGGTGTATGCGTCTATGCAATACGGACATTTGACCACATGACTAACTGCTAAGGCAATTAGTGATTTTTCACGTGCCGTAAGGGCTCCCTCTTCAAATACCTTTCCGTAGTAATCGAAGAATTTAGTGCCCAGTTCTTCACTCCATTCGGTGATCTTTCCAAATTTGCGCAGATCGGCCGGATCGTAATATGAATTTGCCATAATGTCTATTTATAAGATATACGAGATTTAGCTCGCTCTGGTTCTGTAATTTGTAAAGATACAAAGGTAGTCTCGCTATTTGGCACTCCCTTACGCCTGTGGGCTGTCTTTTTTTGTTTTTTTCTGCGGATGCGAATCAGTCAAAAGTATAAGTGAGTCCACTGCTGAGTCTGTATTGTGAGTTGGGTATGCCCAAAGCCGGAAACGCATCGTAAATAAAAACATAGGTGGTGTTGAATCTAATATTCTCATATATGGTAAATACCAAACTGGTCTCGCTAGACACCCGATGATCTCGCCACTTGTCTACCTGCGGTTGATAGTAAGTCGTGCTCACTATACTAATATTGTCTGTCGGATACAGACTAAAGGACAAATAAGAACTCAGTCTAAAATCTTTTTGCGTCGGGGTCACTCCGTCTGCAACCTCTTCGTATTCGAACATCAGCAAACTCCCCAAGTAGAACTTGTACTTTTCAGAGGTGGTGAGTTTATAGCGCATCCCGCTTCCGGCCAAACCTCTAAAATCAATTTTGGCAACTCGGTTGTATTGTCCTTGTACAAAGGCTTCCCATGCCCAGCGGTCTGCAAATCTGTTGTTGTAGCGAAAATGCTGAATGCCGCTGTTAAAGAAATCTTCGTTGTCCACCTTTTGAAAAACGATCTGGTTCTTAACCAAGAATAAATGCTTGTTCTTCTTGTATTGCAAGTGAATATCAGATCCTAGGCTTATCTGTTCCGTAACGTTTCGCGCTAAAGAAAAATTCACGGTAGCAGATCCGGACCAACCAGAAGTATCGGTCACCTTTCGCAGGGATTCCGCATTTAGAATTTGAGCTTGTGCGCTGAAACAGCACAACAAGATCAAGAATGGCAGCTTTTTCATTTTGATGTTTGGTTTACTGCCAAAGTACTAAATTCCTCTCTTTAGTGCGGTAGTTTATCTCTGAGGAGTCCGTAAACGAAGGTTCCGGCTATACCGCTCAAGATAACTATGATCAGGCTTAAATACCCACTGCCTAACAAGGTGAACATAGGGCCTGGGCATGCGCCTGCAAGCGCCCATCCTAAGCCAAAGAAAATACCACCTAAGATATAGCTGTATTTGCGTTTCTCTTTGTCGGCAAAGGTGATGGGGTTACCGTTGTAGCCTTTTAGTTTTTTTCTTTTAATGATCTGAACCACAATTACACCCAGGCCAACTGCTGTGCCAATTATCCCGTACATGTGAAAGGACTCAAAATGGAACATTTCAAATATTCGGAACCATGAAGCTGCTTCCGATTTGAATAAGGTGATCCCCAATAAGATCCCTACTACTAAGAAATAAAGACTGCGCATATTAGAAAAGTATTGGGAAAATTAAGTGAATCATAGTGAGGCCTCCAATAAAGAAACCGATCACTGCTAAAAGTGAGGGGAGTTGTAAATTGCTCAGCCCAGAAATTGCGTGTCCGGAGGTACATCCACCGGCATAGCGGGCTCCAAAGCCTACCAAGAAACCGCCCAAGATCAAGAAAAGTAGGGCTTTAGGTTCCGTCAAGGCGTCCATTCCAAATAAAAATTCGGGCAGGTAAGCTTCTTGTGCATCAGTGATGCCATACTGGTTGAGCAGCGCTGCGGTATCGTCAGAAACTGCCACGGCAGTATCCTTACTAAGCAGATTGGCGCCTATGAATCCGCCAATTATGGTACCTACCATTACCCAGAGGTTCCAGCGCTGTTCTTTCCAGTTAAAATTGAAAAATGAGGCTCTCTTGTTGGCGCCACACATGGTGCAGAGGGTTCTAAAATTCCCAGAAACGCCAAAACTCTTGTTTCCCCATAAAAGAAGGGCCATGACCCCGGTGATCAAAATACCCGAAATGTACCAAGGCCATGGTTCCAAAAATGCATTCATATCCATACAGATTTTTACAAAATTAATTCCTGTGTCGGAAGCCGAAAGTAACTTAGGTTACACTTCTGCTCCTCGCATCATTTTGTTCCAGTAAAGATAAGGTAAGCCATACTTTTTGAGCATCCACAAACGCCAGTGCTCTTTAGCGCTGTCAAAGACCAACATTTGCTTGAGTTTTGGGTCTGGGATAAAGTTTCCGTCATAGTCGAACTCGGCTAAAACCATTTTGCCGTAACCTGTCACTAAAGGGCATGAGGAGTAGCCGTTGTAGCTTTTTTGACTCTCTTGCTGCTTGTTTAACAAGCGTAAAACACGGTCTACCACGACTGGAACCTGCTTTCTAATTGCCGCTCCTGTTTTTGCGGTTGGTAGACCAGCTGCATCTCCCAAGCCAAAGATATTGTCAAAGCGCTTGTGCTGTAGGGTGAACTGATCTACCTCTAGCCACCCGGCATCGTTTGCAAGAACTGAATCTTTGATGAATTTAGGCGCGGTCTGAGGTGGAGCCAAATGCAAAAAGTCAAACGGCATGCTAACCAGCTGCTCGTCCAGCTGTTTTTCGCTCAGAATATTGTTAGGGTCTACTTGTGGTTTTTCACCTTGACCAACGCGTTTAAAGATGATCTCTTTTTTAGCCACATCTATTTTGTGCGGCGCATAAAAGGGTTTAAAGTGAATTCCGTATTTGTCGATCACCTTCTCTAAGGTCTCTCGAATAGGTTTCACCCCAAAGATCACTGAGCCCGGCGTAGCGAAAACCACATTGGTCTTATCCAACAGTCCTTGCTTTCTCAGATAGTCAGAAGACATATAGGCTGTTTTCTGTGGTGCTCCACCACATTTTATAGGGGTAGCCGGTTGGGTGAAAACTGCGTTTCCTCCCTTGAATTTTTTAAGCTGTTCCCAAACGTATTTGGGATCGGTATAGTTACTACATGCAAGACCGGCATCAAAGGCTTCTTGTAATCCTTCAATAAGGCTATTGTCCATTACAAGACCTGGAGCTACAATGAGATAGTCGTAACTAATGTCTCCGGATTCTTTAGTGCTCACTGTGTTTTTCTCCGGAGAGAAAGTAGTCGCATAGTCGCGTATCCAACTGCTCCCTTTAGGGATTACAGATGACATTGGTCTTTTGGTCTTCTCATAATCGTAGGTCCCTGCTCCAACCAAGGTCCAAGCCGGTTGGTAGTAGTGAAACTCTGCAGGTTCAATAATGGCAATGTCGAGGTTCTTATCCTTGCGCAGAAGTTGCGCTGCTGTCATGATCCCGGCAGTTCCTCCGCCAATGATCACAATTTGATGGTGTGTACTCATTGCGTAATGTTTAGT encodes:
- the arsM gene encoding arsenosugar biosynthesis arsenite methyltransferase ArsM, yielding MSYLDTTHDVYKEAALTPDVGLCCTTNPIWELPGLKIPKIMQEMNYGCGSTVHARDLVNNPKILYVGVGGGMELLQFSYFSRQKGGVVGVDVVDEMLEASKKNFVEAEAQNPWFKSEFVELRKGDAMNLPLEDNSVDVAAQNCLFNIFKEEDLKKAIAEMYRVLKPHGRLVMSDPTCEQPMNDTLRNDERLRALCLSGSLPIADYVKALTDAGFGTIEIRARKPYRILDPKNYPTDELIYIESIEVAAIKDPMPADGPCVFTGKAAIYFGEEDYLDDKQGHILLKNQPIAVCDKTAGNLAALGRDDIFISESTWHYDGGGCC
- the arsS gene encoding arsenosugar biosynthesis radical SAM (seleno)protein ArsS (Some members of this family are selenoproteins.), with the translated sequence MATKSLKKRESELANAQRQLELLSNGIFADGELPTFAEKIKTVGQFPLRPNKLEILQINVGYMCNQVCEHCHVDAGPDRKEIMTRETMQQCLEVIRNTGAHTLDLTGGAPEMNPDFRWFVEEAAKAGIKDFIVRSNLTIIRANKKYYDLPDFFKKHNIHVVSSMPHWTRGKTDKQRGDGVFDKSIKALQELNDRGYGMPDSSLRLDLVYNPSGAFLPGDQASMEKDFKKALLEDFGIQFHNLFAITNLPISRFLDYLIASENYEDYMYQLVDAFNPAAVANVMCTNTLSVSWDGYLYDCDFNQMLGLPVNSKVKHISEYNEDLLQNRNIVISQHCYGCTAGAGSSCQGTVA
- a CDS encoding TIGR04282 family arsenosugar biosynthesis glycosyltransferase produces the protein MEFLFMTDAALIIFTRNPELGKCKTRLAATIGDANALEVYKFLLDHTVAITEELAFDRYVFYSEQLHRDDRWNDTIFKKEVQVSGDLGQKMQAAFELLFSKGYSRVAVIGSDLFDLRSEDLIRGLEMLQDHEVVLGPAQDGGYYFLGLTKMLPQLFKNKKWGTDTVYRDTLSDLGEKKLGKLPVRNDIDYFEDIKDKPEFKPFIPKHLL
- a CDS encoding DUF481 domain-containing protein — translated: MKKLPFLILLCCFSAQAQILNAESLRKVTDTSGWSGSATVNFSLARNVTEQISLGSDIHLQYKKNKHLFLVKNQIVFQKVDNEDFFNSGIQHFRYNNRFADRWAWEAFVQGQYNRVAKIDFRGLAGSGMRYKLTTSEKYKFYLGSLLMFEYEEVADGVTPTQKDFRLSSYLSFSLYPTDNISIVSTTYYQPQVDKWRDHRVSSETSLVFTIYENIRFNTTYVFIYDAFPALGIPNSQYRLSSGLTYTFD
- a CDS encoding FAD/NAD(P)-binding oxidoreductase, translating into MSTHHQIVIIGGGTAGIMTAAQLLRKDKNLDIAIIEPAEFHYYQPAWTLVGAGTYDYEKTKRPMSSVIPKGSSWIRDYATTFSPEKNTVSTKESGDISYDYLIVAPGLVMDNSLIEGLQEAFDAGLACSNYTDPKYVWEQLKKFKGGNAVFTQPATPIKCGGAPQKTAYMSSDYLRKQGLLDKTNVVFATPGSVIFGVKPIRETLEKVIDKYGIHFKPFYAPHKIDVAKKEIIFKRVGQGEKPQVDPNNILSEKQLDEQLVSMPFDFLHLAPPQTAPKFIKDSVLANDAGWLEVDQFTLQHKRFDNIFGLGDAAGLPTAKTGAAIRKQVPVVVDRVLRLLNKQQESQKSYNGYSSCPLVTGYGKMVLAEFDYDGNFIPDPKLKQMLVFDSAKEHWRLWMLKKYGLPYLYWNKMMRGAEV
- a CDS encoding DUF547 domain-containing protein, whose amino-acid sequence is MRFARLLLKITTLGLLVMSFQSCGLLSAAGLSKQGLSAKKAPANLTAAPVQSSQNLYHGNWTELLKKHVDEAGFVDYEGFKKDSHLLNTYCNYLSTFVPDDTWSVQEQLAYYINLYNAYTIKLIVDNYPTKSIKDLDGPWTKAFVPVGDKKLSLGGIENSLLRKMNEPRIHFAINCASFSCPKLLNEAFTAARIDEQLERVTAEFINSERNQISSNEAKVSQLFNWYAKDYLVYGVGSVKEFINNYSEVKIAPETELQFLEYDWSLNEQQ
- a CDS encoding arsenosugar biosynthesis-associated peroxidase-like protein, with the protein product MANSYYDPADLRKFGKITEWSEELGTKFFDYYGKVFEEGALTAREKSLIALAVSHVVKCPYCIDAYTKDGLQRGITKEEMMEAVHAGAAIESGATLVHGVQMMNKYNKLSM
- a CDS encoding rhodanese-like domain-containing protein, which gives rise to MKNILILFLLAIGPVVFAQQDWDALLDKYNKSSVPYITAQEAAAAWSTDEKVIFLDAREIEEFETSHLPQAVFVGYDDFDADELPRQTLEQADKIIVYCTVGVRSEDIGEILLKKGFQNVYNLKGGILSWKNADFIVYDRNGQPTGKVHVYGPDWGRWLTRGIPVHD
- a CDS encoding YeeE/YedE family protein, yielding MNAFLEPWPWYISGILITGVMALLLWGNKSFGVSGNFRTLCTMCGANKRASFFNFNWKEQRWNLWVMVGTIIGGFIGANLLSKDTAVAVSDDTAALLNQYGITDAQEAYLPEFLFGMDALTEPKALLFLILGGFLVGFGARYAGGCTSGHAISGLSNLQLPSLLAVIGFFIGGLTMIHLIFPILF
- a CDS encoding purine-nucleoside phosphorylase, with the translated sequence MINLIEETTKFLKTKGFENPEIGIILGTGLERLPEHIAIEAEVSYNLIPNFPTATVAFHKGKLLYGKLAGKKVIVMQGRFHVYEGYTLQDVTYGVRIMHALGIKRLLVSNAAGAINLNFKKGELMLIDDHINLQGGSPLAFNGVDQLGDRFVDMAAPYDKGMNNTLESLAKQSGIQLHKGVYASVVGPQLETRAEYRYLKIIGADAVGMSTVPEVIVANHLRLPVIAVSVLTDECDPDNLQPVDIPDIIAMAEKAEPDMIALFKGLIETL
- a CDS encoding DUF6691 family protein: MRSLYFLVVGILLGITLFKSEAASWFRIFEMFHFESFHMYGIIGTAVGLGVIVVQIIKRKKLKGYNGNPITFADKEKRKYSYILGGIFFGLGWALAGACPGPMFTLLGSGYLSLIIVILSGIAGTFVYGLLRDKLPH